One genomic region from Bacillus rossius redtenbacheri isolate Brsri chromosome 6, Brsri_v3, whole genome shotgun sequence encodes:
- the LOC134532809 gene encoding E3 ubiquitin-protein ligase MGRN1 isoform X3, which yields MGALTSRQHVGVEEVDIVSNHAYKYPPRSGNYFGSHFIMGGERFDTPQPESYLFGENVDLNFLGSRPTPFPYPPPQANEPTKTLKSLVNIRKESLRFVRTSESISKCATDDDGEYLNWTNFNIEFTFDCDVRCAITIYYFCTEEVTTNGVVYTPRDPGMNSATYHYKRGANQQFSQVSHVFNPCSYHEDELTYDPDREVIPIAIHCVTEEGAEELRQSHTTIAVVDHHSDGTYVLRALKQKLYVDGLCYLLQEIYGIENKNNESKGASDEDTEDNGSECVICMCDVRDTLILPCRHLCLCNSCADSLRYQANNCPICRAPFRALLQIRALQKSATIPQDVPLPTEGSDNIPAGYEPVSLIEALNGPCLVRSAPTVPPLDMAETPDQEVAVQAAEVLNRSNLEIMQCNGKQLGSPDDCSIMKSVREKVNGVCSTPEFRMSVLLSRDEEGAPHKQQTTKSPLLVRHGRDKGALVGRQRDTIRLVNEKSPREPDETVDDDSEAEKLSPLLDAATVPLDVADLPPVDDLDEEDDVELKVELQEEEALTSATSQGAVGSKTGSRDGASDAGLTAVGDDSDYYTPEDPATTILSPLHCDKELALMY from the exons ATGGGAGCATTGACAAGCAGACAGCATGTTGGCGTAGAGGAAGTTGATATTGTTTCAAACCATGCATACAAATATCCACCTCGTTCAG GTAATTACTTTGGCAGCCACTTCATCATGGGCGGGGAGAGGTTCGACACTCCCCAGCCAGAGTCGTACCTGTTCGGGGAGAACGTCGACCTCAACTTCCTCGGCAGCCGTCCAACTCCA TTCCCGTACCCACCACCGCAGGCCAACGAGCCCACCAAGACCCTGAAGAGTCTGGTAAACATCCGGAAAGAGAGTCTGCGGTTCGTGCGCACGTCGGAGTCCATCAGCAAGTGTGCAACTGATGATGATGGGGAGTACCTCAACTGGACCAACTTCAACATAGAGTTCACCTTTGACTGCGACGTGCGGTGTGCCATCACCATATACTACTTCTGCACGGAGGAGGTTACTACCAATGGTGTGGT GTACACGCCCAGAGACCCCGGCATGAACTCTGCCACCTACCACTACAAGCGTGGTGCGAACCAGCAGTTCTCCCAGGTGTCCCACGTGTTCAACCCTTGCAGCTATCACGAGGACGAGTTAACTTACGATCCAGACAGAGAGGTCATCCCCATCGCAATTCATTGTGTTACGGAAGAAGGTGCGGAGG AATTACGACAGTCACATACAACAATAGCGGTAGTGGACCATCATTCTGATGGCACATACGTATTGCGTGCATTGAAGCAGAAACTATATGTTGATGGGCTGTGCTACCTGCTGCAAGAGATTTATGGCATAGAGAACAAGAACAATGAATCTAAG GGAGCCAGTGATGAAGACACGGAGGACAACGGCTCGGAGTGCGTGATCTGCATGTGTGACGTGAGAGACACGCTCATCCTTCCGTGCAGGCACCTGTGTCTTTGCAACTCGTGTGCGGATTCCCTCCGATACCAG GCCAACAACTGTCCCATCTGTCGAGCCCCATTTCGGGCCCTCCTTCAGATACGCGCATTGCAGAAGTCCGCGACCATTCCACAAGATGTGCCTCTCCCCACAGAG GGCAGCGACAACATTCCCGCTGGGTACGAGCCGGTGTCCCTGATAGAGGCCCTGAATGGCCCTTGCCTGGTGCGCAGTGCCCCCACCGTGCCCCCGCTGGACATGGCGGAGACCCCGGACCAGGAGGTGGCGGTGCAGGCAGCGGAGGTTCTCAACAG GTCGAACTTGGAGATAATGCAATGTAATGGCAAGCAGTTGGGCAGCCCAGATGATTGCAGTATAATGAAGAGTGTGCGGGAGAAGGTCAATGGTGTTTGCTCTACTCCAGAG TTTCGCATGTCGGTGCTGCTGTCTCGAGATGAGGAGGGCGCTCCGCACAAGCAGCAGACAACCAAGTCCCCGCTGCTCGTGAGGCACGGGCGGGACAAGGGAGCACTTGTGGGCCGGCAACGAGACACCATCAGGCTGGTTAACGAGAAGAGTCCAAGGGAGCCCGATGAG ACGGTGGATGATGACAGCGAGGCAGAGAAGTTGTCCCCTCTGCTGGACGCTGCGACGGTGCCACTGGACGTGGCCGACCTGCCGCCCGTCGACGATCTGGACGAAGAGGACGACGTGGAGCTGAAGGTGGAACTGCAAGAGGAGGAAGCACTAACATCCGCCACCAGCCAGG